Proteins encoded within one genomic window of Gemmatimonadaceae bacterium:
- the rpsN gene encoding 30S ribosomal protein S14, giving the protein MAKTSKIVKNEERKALTARYREKRKALLAIVKNPKSTDAQREAAYSKLRKLPRNSSRVRIRNRCSMTGRSRGYEGFFGLGRMAMREMALNGLIPGVRKSSW; this is encoded by the coding sequence ATGGCGAAGACGAGCAAGATCGTGAAGAACGAGGAGCGCAAGGCGCTGACCGCGCGGTATCGTGAGAAGCGCAAGGCCCTCCTGGCGATCGTGAAGAACCCGAAGTCGACGGACGCGCAGCGCGAGGCCGCGTACAGCAAGCTGCGCAAGCTGCCGCGGAACTCGTCGCGGGTTCGCATCCGCAACCGGTGTTCGATGACCGGCCGGTCGCGGGGCTACGAGGGCTTTTTCGGGCTGGGCCGCATGGCCATGCGCGAGATGGCGCTCAACGGGCTGATCCCCGGCGTGCGCAAGTCGAGCTGGTAA